Genomic segment of Candidatus Micrarchaeia archaeon:
GGGCTCAAGGTGGAAGCGCCCATAGTCCTGGAGCGCGTAGATTACATAAAAGCCAACGCCGATGCCCATGAGCATGAGCGGGATGGTGAACAGCCTGCCTCAATAGGTGTGCGGCACCATATCCCCATAGCCGACCGTGGTTACGGTCTCGGTTGTGAAATATATGGCGTTCAGCCAGTCCCATTTTTCAGTATAGTGGTAGGCGGCAATTGCCATGGTGTAAACCGCACCAAGGAGAGTTATCGCATATACCATCTTCCTCTTGACTCTCGCCTTCTCGCGGCGAAGCTCCTCAAGATAGTGCTCCTGCAGTGTTGCAATGCCCGCCATAAATCCATCTGTCATCATGCTTCCTTTTTGGAAAGGGCAAGAGAATACGCCTTGTAATAGTTCCTGACCAGCGCGTGCCAGTCGATGTGCCTCATCATGCCGTATGCGCTTTTTTTCTGCGCGTCAAGCTTTTTTTCAGGAAGAAGGTACAGCCGCTCAAGCTCGCGCGAGAGCTCCTCGGAAGCCTGCTCGGAGCTTCTTCCGGCCATGCGCAGCACGACAACGCCGCATCCCTTTTTCGCCTTGCCCATTATGAACCTGCCAAAGCCGGTCATGTCTGATGTGACCGCGATGTCCTCGCTGACCGCCGCCTCCACAGGCGTGTACCCGAAAGGCTCGTATCTGGACGGGAACACGCCTACGTCCATCGCTGAGACCACATCATAATAGTTCAGGTTCATAAGCCCGTCGTTAGGCTTCATGTAGGTCGGGTAGAACACCACCTTGACCGGGTTTTCCGCCCCGTTGTCAAGGCCTGCCGCCACGCATGCATTGATTATCGAGTCGTTCTGGTATGAGAGGT
This window contains:
- a CDS encoding potassium channel family protein, with product MAGIATLQEHYLEELRREKARVKRKMVYAITLLGAVYTMAIAAYHYTEKWDWLNAIYFTTETVTTVGYGDMVPHTY